TTTACCTTTCACCATTAACTTGAACCATAGGCTTCCTTTATGACAAAATATAACATCAAGATTTGTGGGTTCTCCTACGATTCCTGCATCAACTCTAAAACCTGTTTTCATCAAATGGGTTGAACCTTCACATCCAGTCTCTTCACCCATTGTGGCTACAAAATAAATATCTGTATCTGGCTTGATCTTGTTAATCTCTAACAACTTCAATGCAGATAACATCGCAGCTATAGAACCCTTAGTATCGCAGGTACCCCGACCATACATTCGACCATTCTTTATTATTGGATTAAACGGTTCTATACTCAACTCGTCTATACCTACTGTATCCATATGTGCCTGAAGCATAAGACGTTTTGTCGAATTTCCCCCTTTGAGATATCCTATTACATTTGGACGACCATCTCTCACATAAATTTTTTCCACTTTCATATGTAAGTCTTTCAGATAGGCAGTAATATAGTTTGCTATATTATTTTCAGTTTTTCGTTTATCTGCCTCTTCTCTATTTGGATTATCACTTCTGATTGAAACAATATCACTCAAAAGTTTTATGATTTCCCCTTCACCTATCTTTTTTATCATTTTCTTTCCTAAAGTCTCTTTTCCTATCATCTGCCTCCGCATTATCTTTCATACTCTTTCATGTAACTTTTGATACTATCTAACATTTTAAAACAACTGATATCTTACTTATTACGCCCTCTCTAGC
This DNA window, taken from bacterium, encodes the following:
- a CDS encoding M20 family metallopeptidase codes for the protein MIGKETLGKKMIKKIGEGEIIKLLSDIVSIRSDNPNREEADKRKTENNIANYITAYLKDLHMKVEKIYVRDGRPNVIGYLKGGNSTKRLMLQAHMDTVGIDELSIEPFNPIIKNGRMYGRGTCDTKGSIAAMLSALKLLEINKIKPDTDIYFVATMGEETGCEGSTHLMKTGFRVDAGIVGEPTNLDVIFCHKGSLWFKLMVKGKSAHSSTPEKGENAIYKMNRVIQFIENELTDKLNRKKDSVLGSTTINVGKIRGGEKVNIVPGTCRIEIDIRTLPSDDQPKILKDIKENIKKLKYKAQRLKVEITDVRYHLPLMTDPEENIVNILSDNVKCVIGRTKKRGVSYFSDGGVFSANGIPIVVFGPGNIAQAHTDTEYIELKQVFQATEIIALTMINYH